In one Diceros bicornis minor isolate mBicDic1 chromosome 2, mDicBic1.mat.cur, whole genome shotgun sequence genomic region, the following are encoded:
- the SUCNR1 gene encoding succinate receptor 1, with protein sequence MALNATCKNWLAAEAALEKYYLPIFYGVEFIVGLLGNTAVVFGYLFCLKSWTSSNIYLFNLSISDFAFLCTLPMLMRTYAHGRWVYADVLCTVNRYVLHANLYTSILFLTFISIDRYLLMKYPFREHLLQKKEFAVLISVAIWVLVTLELLPILSVINPVTADNSTNCNDYASSGDPIYNLIYSMCLTFLGFLIPLSVMCFFYFKIVLFLRERSRQLATASPLEKPLNLVIMAVVIFSVLFTPYHILRNVRIASRLGNRAQHQCTQTTISTFYIVTRPLAFLNSVINPVFYFLMGDHFREMLMSKLRHHFKSFTSFRR encoded by the exons ATG gCATTGAATGCAACTTGCAAAAACTGGCTAGCAGCAGAGGCTGCCCTGGAAAAGTACTACCTCCCCATTTTTTATGGGGTTGAGTTCATCGTGGGACTCCTCGGGAATACGGCTGTTGTGTTTGGCTACCTCTTCTGCCTGAAGAGCTGGACCAGCAGTAACATCTATCTCTTTAACCTCTCTATCTCTGACTTCGCCTTTTTGTGCACCCTTCCCATGCTGATGAGAACGTATGCCCACGGGCGATGGGTGTATGCGGACGTGCTCTGCACAGTCAACCGATATGTGCTTCACGCCAACCTCTACACCAGCATTCTTTTCCTCACGTTCATCAGCATTGACCGATACCTGCTCATGAAGTATCCTTTCCGGGAACACCTTCTGCAAAAGAAAGAGTTTGCTGTTTTAATCTCTGTGGCCATCTGGGTTTTAGTAACCTTAGAGCTACTGCCCATACTTTCTGTGATAAATCCTGTTACAGCCGACAACAGTACCAACTGTAACGACTATGCAAGTTCTGGGGACCCCATATACAACCTCATTTATAGCATGTGTCTAACCTTCTTAGGGTTCCTCATTCCTCTTTCTGTGATGTGCTTCTTTTATTTCAAGATTGTCcttttcctgagggagaggagcaggCAGCTGGCTACTGCTTCGCCCCTGGAGAAGCCCCTCAACCTCGTCATCATGGCAGTCGTGATCTTCTCTGTGCTCTTCACGCCCTACCACATCCTGAGGAACGTGCGGATCGCCTCCCGCCTGGGGAACAGGGCGCAGCACCAGTGCACGCAGACCACCATCAGCACCTTCTACATTGTGACCCGGCCTCTGGCCTTTCTGAACAGCGTCATCAATCCTGTCTTCTATTTCCTCATGGGAGATCACTTCAGGGAGATGctgatgagtaaactgaggcaccaCTTCAAATCCTTTACATCCTTTAGAAGATGA